One window from the genome of Megalobrama amblycephala isolate DHTTF-2021 linkage group LG4, ASM1881202v1, whole genome shotgun sequence encodes:
- the sat2b gene encoding diamine acetyltransferase 2b isoform X2: MGTLVTLFTELAVYEKMPDQVKISHKELERDGFGPNPFYQCLVAEVPEELMSKDGHTKVGYALFFYTYSTWKGRAVYMEDLYVMPEYRGKGIGKALMATVAKVAKEQHCVRLQFSVLDWNKPSLDFYLAKGAEDLTAKEGWHFLRFHGIALDNLAQEAP; this comes from the exons gAATTGGCTGTTTATGAAAAGATGCCTGACCAAGTGAAGATATCCCATAAAG AGTTGGAGAGGGATGGATTTGGCCCTAATCCTTTTTACCAGTGTCTTGTAGCTGAGGTACCTGAGGAGCTCATGTCTAAAGATG GACACACTAAGGTTGGCTATGCTCTCTTCTTCTATACGTACAGCACCTGGAAAGGGAGGGCTGTGTATATGGAGGATCTGTATGTGATGCCAGAGTACAGAG GTAAAGGCATTGGAAAGGCTTTAATGGCAACTGTCGCCAAA GTGGCCAAAGAGCAGCATTGTGTGCGTTTACAGTTCTCTGTACTGGATTGGAACAAGCCctctttagatttttatttagcTAAAGGTGCAGAGGACCTCACAGCTAAGGAGGGCTGGCATTTTCTCCGCTTTCATGGAATAGCTCTGGATAATCTAGCACAGGAAGCACCTTAA
- the sat2b gene encoding diamine acetyltransferase 2b isoform X3, whose protein sequence is MPDQVKISHKELERDGFGPNPFYQCLVAEVPEELMSKDGHTKVGYALFFYTYSTWKGRAVYMEDLYVMPEYRGKGIGKALMATVAKVAKEQHCVRLQFSVLDWNKPSLDFYLAKGAEDLTAKEGWHFLRFHGIALDNLAQEAP, encoded by the exons ATGCCTGACCAAGTGAAGATATCCCATAAAG AGTTGGAGAGGGATGGATTTGGCCCTAATCCTTTTTACCAGTGTCTTGTAGCTGAGGTACCTGAGGAGCTCATGTCTAAAGATG GACACACTAAGGTTGGCTATGCTCTCTTCTTCTATACGTACAGCACCTGGAAAGGGAGGGCTGTGTATATGGAGGATCTGTATGTGATGCCAGAGTACAGAG GTAAAGGCATTGGAAAGGCTTTAATGGCAACTGTCGCCAAA GTGGCCAAAGAGCAGCATTGTGTGCGTTTACAGTTCTCTGTACTGGATTGGAACAAGCCctctttagatttttatttagcTAAAGGTGCAGAGGACCTCACAGCTAAGGAGGGCTGGCATTTTCTCCGCTTTCATGGAATAGCTCTGGATAATCTAGCACAGGAAGCACCTTAA
- the naa38 gene encoding N-alpha-acetyltransferase 38, NatC auxiliary subunit: METENGTGMQTEVEESAYSLARCKLENLLNKSMRIRMTDGRTLVGLFLCTDRDCNVILGSAQEFLKSTDSFSQGEPRVLGLAMIPGHHVVSIEVESESLQTTTHGL, from the exons ATGGAAACAGAGAACGGCACGGGAATGCAAACTGAG GTGGAGGAGTCTGCTTATTCGCTGGCTCGGTGTAAGCTGGAGAATCTTCTCAATAAGAGCATGAGGATTCGGATGACAGACGGGCGCACGCTGGTGGGGCTCTTCCTATGCACAGACCGAGACTGCAACGTCATCCTGGGATCTGCACAAGAATTCCTCAAATCCACAG ATTCTTTCTCACAGGGTGAGCCCAGAGTGTTGGGACTGGCTATGATCCCCGGCCATCACGTGGTTTCAATAGAGGTGGAATCTGAAAGCCTTCAGACCACCACCCATGGACTCTGA